A region from the Leptolyngbya iicbica LK genome encodes:
- a CDS encoding adenylate/guanylate cyclase domain-containing protein, translating into MKPSSIHPPAERALAAIVLTDAVSFSARMSVDEEGTLALIQRDLDLIAEQCECFGGNVLKSTGDGLLMSFYSAVQAVLCSQEVQKQLTKLSEGLPPEEYLQHRIGIHLGDVLFSQDDVLGNGVNIAARLQTKSAPGGICISQTVYDVVKARLDINASFLGPLKLKNIQEPVTAYQIPPYGQSATMVVAHPSAAASTSATSTLEAAVATLQQDPQYRRIQKLVFGTYQGVWENDAKVLAQFDLQMMLSQLRQRYHTLIALEKALQTMASRLNHKDIYLAIADTILTVLEPMYDQPDEPSDGTVIATSGSLAHCQEMYQQAAQRLMQHSDRQRIKKLLYAILYSTWENDPAVLALHTLAELVAEVHNVAPTESDLSYHLERIIKRLNRKARYTQLALVISEAMHPIYAATASEMVSATALADHPSTSDEEATVLRTDTALIPGDDGITSLTNWVSLDASGEQTCAQRHPAASPNSAIAPEQTAPAKSRDRANFYSLRLEIMRYTNPLRAKILLLSTVRSPFTASRQDWILLKSKSLDDLLHETFAYCQTFSDLESKLTIMCHCVENVGENIQTAGAILQAMKPFYP; encoded by the coding sequence ATGAAGCCCAGCAGTATCCACCCTCCCGCCGAGAGAGCCCTAGCCGCCATCGTCTTGACCGATGCCGTGAGTTTTAGTGCTCGCATGTCGGTGGATGAAGAGGGCACCTTGGCCCTGATTCAGCGCGACCTGGACCTGATTGCTGAGCAATGTGAATGCTTTGGCGGCAATGTGCTGAAATCAACCGGAGACGGCCTGTTGATGTCGTTTTATAGTGCGGTGCAGGCGGTTTTATGCAGTCAAGAAGTCCAAAAACAGCTGACGAAGCTATCCGAAGGCCTCCCCCCCGAAGAATATTTACAGCACCGCATTGGCATCCATTTAGGCGATGTGTTGTTTAGTCAGGATGATGTGCTGGGCAATGGGGTGAATATTGCCGCCCGCCTGCAAACGAAATCGGCCCCAGGCGGCATCTGCATTTCGCAGACCGTCTACGATGTGGTGAAAGCCCGCCTGGATATCAATGCCAGTTTTTTGGGGCCGCTCAAACTCAAAAATATTCAAGAGCCGGTGACGGCATACCAAATTCCGCCTTACGGTCAATCAGCCACGATGGTGGTTGCTCACCCATCCGCTGCTGCTTCCACTAGCGCAACCTCAACGTTAGAGGCCGCTGTTGCCACGCTACAGCAAGACCCGCAATATCGGCGCATCCAAAAACTGGTGTTTGGCACCTATCAAGGAGTCTGGGAAAACGACGCCAAGGTTTTAGCCCAGTTTGATCTCCAGATGATGCTGTCACAGCTGCGACAGCGATATCACACGCTGATCGCGTTAGAAAAGGCCCTGCAAACCATGGCGTCGCGGTTGAACCATAAGGACATTTATCTGGCGATCGCGGACACGATTTTGACCGTGTTAGAGCCGATGTACGATCAGCCTGACGAACCGTCCGACGGCACGGTCATCGCCACCTCAGGCTCGCTGGCGCACTGTCAGGAAATGTATCAGCAAGCGGCTCAAAGGCTGATGCAGCATAGCGATCGCCAGCGCATTAAAAAGCTGCTATATGCCATTCTGTACTCCACCTGGGAAAACGATCCGGCGGTGCTGGCACTGCATACCCTGGCCGAGTTAGTCGCCGAAGTTCACAACGTGGCCCCCACCGAGAGCGACCTCAGCTACCATCTGGAACGCATTATTAAGCGGCTCAATCGCAAAGCCCGTTACACCCAACTTGCCCTAGTCATTTCCGAAGCGATGCATCCCATCTACGCTGCGACAGCGTCTGAGATGGTGTCTGCAACTGCACTAGCCGATCATCCATCCACGAGTGATGAAGAAGCCACCGTGTTGCGCACTGACACCGCCCTGATCCCCGGCGACGATGGCATCACATCATTAACAAACTGGGTCAGTTTAGATGCCTCCGGTGAGCAAACCTGCGCCCAGCGGCATCCAGCAGCGAGTCCGAACTCAGCGATCGCCCCCGAACAGACCGCGCCCGCCAAATCGCGCGATCGCGCCAACTTTTACAGCCTGCGCCTAGAAATCATGCGATACACCAATCCGCTACGAGCCAAAATCCTGCTGCTCTCGACGGTGAGAAGTCCATTTACCGCTAGCCGCCAAGACTGGATTTTGCTGAAATCAAAATCTTTGGATGACCTACTGCATGAAACCTTTGCATACTGTCAAACCTTCTCCGATCTAGAAAGTAAGCTAACCATCATGTGTCACTGTGTTGAAAATGTCGGCGAAAACATCCAAACGGCGGGGGCAATTTTGCAAGCGATGAAACCGTTTTATCCTTAA
- a CDS encoding pentapeptide repeat-containing protein gives MTPQELLKRYAAGKTNFKGFSLNGIDLTAADLIGANLQLADLEGAILTFAFLTRANLQQANLAKAQLSGANLNQANLSKANLSDANLHGVSLQGADLRSAQLMLADLMDANLIEADLRNADLSGANLTGACLRGANLRQEDRKYVANLRGANLHQADLEGANLRGADLAYVDLSGANLANVTFQNADLHGANLSQAYLKEANLSDAKLAGANLAEADLTNASVNRADLSEANLAQATMYDIRLTDAILRQANLQDAVLTRSNLNLVDLSRADLRRAQLQSATLIEAYLGRTDLTGADLTEAILTRAEISSAILMDAILTGTTMPDDSIHA, from the coding sequence ATGACCCCACAAGAACTCCTCAAACGCTATGCCGCAGGCAAGACCAACTTTAAGGGCTTTTCCCTCAACGGGATTGACCTCACCGCCGCCGATCTCATTGGCGCCAACTTGCAGCTGGCCGATTTAGAAGGAGCCATTCTCACCTTTGCCTTTCTCACGCGGGCCAATTTGCAACAGGCCAACCTGGCAAAAGCCCAACTATCGGGTGCCAATCTCAATCAGGCCAACCTGAGTAAAGCCAACCTGAGCGATGCCAACTTACATGGGGTCAGCTTACAAGGCGCTGACCTGCGGAGTGCCCAGTTGATGTTGGCTGATCTGATGGATGCCAATCTCATTGAGGCCGACTTGCGCAATGCCGACCTCAGCGGGGCGAACTTAACCGGCGCGTGTCTGCGGGGGGCAAATCTGCGACAGGAAGATCGCAAATATGTGGCGAATTTGCGGGGGGCAAACCTGCATCAGGCTGATCTCGAAGGGGCGAATTTGCGCGGAGCCGACTTGGCCTACGTCGATTTGAGCGGCGCAAATTTAGCCAACGTCACCTTTCAAAATGCGGATTTGCACGGGGCTAACCTGTCTCAGGCCTATCTCAAGGAGGCCAACCTGAGTGACGCCAAGCTGGCCGGAGCCAACCTGGCCGAAGCCGATTTGACCAATGCCTCGGTCAATCGCGCGGACTTGTCGGAAGCAAACTTGGCTCAGGCCACCATGTACGATATTCGCCTGACCGATGCGATTTTGCGGCAGGCCAACTTACAAGATGCGGTGCTAACGCGCAGCAATTTGAATTTGGTGGACTTGAGTCGGGCTGATTTACGGCGGGCGCAGTTGCAATCGGCGACGTTGATTGAAGCGTACTTAGGGCGGACTGATTTAACCGGGGCAGATTTGACCGAGGCCATTCTCACCCGGGCTGAAATCAGCAGTGCCATTCTCATGGACGCGATTTTGACGGGCACCACCATGCCAGATGATAGTATTCACGCTTAA
- a CDS encoding class I SAM-dependent methyltransferase, producing the protein MDKRTFFDRWAPIYDGLLPSVFYQAVHVRLLEYVDLPEAAYVLDVGCGTGKLLHRLAQRSPTLSGVGLDLSPGMLAQARKQTQEGDRLQFIEGNVTEAAFAAQSFDAVFCCISFLHYPDPLAALRAIAPLLKPTGHFYLADFTPPAWMGQDITHRGITPAGVTFYTAAARATLGEQAGLQCDRHEYLLGPVMMTQFSPQLT; encoded by the coding sequence ATGGATAAACGGACGTTTTTTGACCGTTGGGCACCGATATATGACGGGTTGCTGCCGTCGGTGTTTTATCAGGCGGTGCATGTGCGCCTGTTGGAGTATGTGGATCTGCCGGAAGCTGCCTACGTGCTGGATGTGGGCTGCGGAACGGGCAAACTGCTGCATCGCTTAGCCCAGCGATCGCCCACGCTATCTGGCGTCGGGTTGGATTTGTCACCGGGGATGTTGGCTCAAGCCCGTAAACAAACCCAAGAGGGCGATCGCCTGCAATTTATCGAGGGTAATGTGACCGAGGCGGCGTTTGCAGCCCAGTCGTTTGACGCGGTGTTTTGCTGTATTAGTTTTTTGCACTACCCCGATCCACTCGCGGCGCTACGGGCGATCGCCCCCCTGCTGAAACCGACGGGACACTTTTATCTCGCCGACTTTACGCCGCCCGCCTGGATGGGACAAGACATCACCCATCGCGGCATCACCCCCGCAGGAGTCACCTTTTACACTGCCGCCGCACGAGCGACCTTGGGAGAACAGGCCGGCTTGCAGTGCGATCGCCATGAGTACCTGTTAGGCCCGGTGATGATGACGCAGTTTTCTCCTCAACTGACATAA
- a CDS encoding aldehyde dehydrogenase has translation MTALSTPEQSVESQAAALLQAQRAYFATGATVSVEFRVAQLKRLQAAIIERQDAIVEAVKADLGRPEFESYFEIGVLDELKYVLKHLKQWAKPRRVSLPLTQLPGSAWVQPDPLGVVLIIGPWNYPFQLVISPLIGAIAAGNCALIKPSELAPAMSKVVADLVRDTFPPEYIAAMEGGVATAQALLAQKFDHIFFTGGTRIGQIVMAAAAQQLTPVTLELGGKSPCIVDQDINIAVAAQRIVWGKFVNAGQTCIAPDYLLLQESIKSEFLAALKETIQAYFGDDPAQSPDLARIINDRQFDRLTGLMANASVYIGGETNRDDRYIAPTILTDVTWDSPIMQEEIFGPILPVLTYQKIEDAIAQINARPKPLALYLFTKNAALQQQVLRTTSSGGVCLNDVFLQAAIWGLPFGGVGDSGIGAYHGKTSFETFSHMKSVLKKPFWFDLDWRYAPYAGKLDFFKKVIGSP, from the coding sequence ATGACGGCCCTCTCTACCCCTGAACAGTCAGTTGAGTCTCAAGCAGCAGCGCTGCTCCAGGCGCAGCGGGCCTATTTCGCGACGGGGGCAACCGTCTCTGTCGAGTTTCGGGTGGCCCAGCTCAAGCGATTGCAGGCCGCCATCATCGAGCGGCAAGACGCGATTGTCGAGGCGGTCAAGGCCGACTTGGGCCGCCCTGAGTTTGAAAGCTATTTTGAAATTGGCGTGCTCGACGAGCTGAAATATGTGCTCAAGCACCTGAAGCAATGGGCCAAACCCCGCCGGGTGAGCTTGCCGCTGACGCAACTGCCAGGATCGGCCTGGGTGCAGCCTGATCCCTTGGGGGTGGTGCTGATTATTGGCCCGTGGAATTATCCGTTTCAACTGGTGATTTCGCCATTGATCGGGGCGATCGCGGCGGGCAACTGTGCGTTGATCAAACCCTCCGAACTGGCCCCGGCGATGTCCAAGGTGGTGGCCGACCTCGTGCGCGACACCTTTCCGCCCGAATACATTGCCGCCATGGAAGGGGGCGTGGCCACGGCGCAAGCACTGCTGGCCCAAAAGTTTGACCACATCTTCTTCACCGGGGGCACCCGCATTGGTCAAATCGTCATGGCAGCAGCGGCCCAGCAACTGACCCCAGTGACGCTGGAACTGGGGGGCAAAAGTCCGTGTATTGTCGATCAAGACATCAATATTGCAGTCGCGGCCCAGCGCATCGTATGGGGCAAGTTTGTGAATGCCGGACAAACCTGTATCGCGCCCGATTATTTACTGCTCCAGGAGTCGATCAAATCGGAGTTTTTGGCTGCGCTGAAAGAGACGATACAGGCTTATTTTGGCGATGATCCGGCCCAGAGTCCCGACTTAGCCAGAATCATTAACGATCGCCAGTTTGACCGACTGACCGGGCTCATGGCGAACGCATCGGTCTACATCGGTGGCGAAACTAACCGGGATGACCGCTACATCGCCCCCACCATCCTGACTGACGTGACGTGGGACAGTCCCATCATGCAGGAGGAAATTTTTGGCCCGATTTTGCCAGTGCTGACTTATCAAAAGATCGAGGACGCGATCGCTCAAATCAACGCTCGTCCCAAACCGTTAGCCCTCTATCTGTTCACCAAAAATGCCGCGCTACAGCAGCAGGTGCTCAGAACGACCTCATCGGGGGGCGTTTGTCTCAATGACGTCTTTTTGCAGGCCGCTATTTGGGGACTGCCCTTCGGCGGCGTGGGGGATAGCGGCATCGGCGCTTACCACGGCAAAACCAGCTTCGAGACCTTTTCACATATGAAAAGTGTGCTCAAAAAGCCATTTTGGTTTGATCTGGACTGGCGCTACGCCCCGTATGCTGGCAAGCTCGACTTTTTCAAAAAGGTGATCGGCTCCCCCTAG
- a CDS encoding DUF2079 domain-containing protein — protein sequence MRALDWMANHRRVLWAAGIFWVLMTLSVLNRHWAMYPSFSTHDQGIFNQIFWNGIHGQFFQGTLSSGESAAVLFGDQVPDVTYQRLGQHFTPIHLLWLPLYYLLPHSATLLVLQVTLVTAGGIALYFLARQQLSEQVALWITLGYFCAQAVIAPHLANFHDFAQIPLWIFLLLLAVERQRWGWAIAATILVFLCREDVGIILFGFGLYFLLSRRHPWFGAGLCVASVAHLVITTTLLMPLFSEEVGTNFLAFSYADYVTGDASTVDLLVAFLKRPDRVLVDLFMPLGNTVRFMLGHWLPLLFVPAISPAAWLCTAPPLATLLLRSDTEIALSMQLRYTVMVVPGMFYGAVVWWSHRGPKLSRRTRSLWAACLCLSLLFTFTLNPSRTWSFIIPDSVDPWVHLTLTKQWGHANEVRSLLTPIPPEASVTATDNLLPHVSGRRAVLRFPALQFRDDTGKTADVDYVLVDFWQLQQYAGAFSGSRDRLREWLPVVQGLVESGDYGVVAATSGVFLLQRNTPDDPTALQEWQAFQTSTYDTLEGE from the coding sequence ATGCGTGCTTTGGACTGGATGGCGAATCATCGACGGGTGCTGTGGGCCGCAGGAATTTTTTGGGTGCTAATGACGCTCAGCGTTCTCAATCGGCACTGGGCCATGTACCCGAGTTTTTCCACCCATGACCAGGGCATTTTTAATCAGATTTTTTGGAATGGTATCCACGGCCAATTTTTTCAAGGCACGCTTTCGTCGGGGGAGTCGGCCGCCGTACTCTTTGGCGATCAAGTCCCGGATGTGACGTATCAACGGCTCGGCCAGCATTTCACCCCAATTCATTTGCTGTGGCTACCGCTGTATTACCTGTTGCCCCATTCCGCAACGTTGCTGGTGCTGCAGGTGACGCTGGTGACCGCCGGGGGAATCGCACTCTATTTTCTGGCACGGCAACAATTGTCTGAACAAGTAGCGCTGTGGATTACGCTGGGTTATTTTTGCGCCCAAGCGGTCATTGCGCCGCATTTGGCCAATTTCCATGACTTTGCTCAGATTCCGCTATGGATTTTTTTGCTGCTGCTCGCGGTAGAGCGGCAGCGGTGGGGCTGGGCGATCGCGGCGACCATCCTCGTCTTTCTCTGCCGCGAAGATGTCGGCATCATTTTGTTTGGCTTTGGGCTCTACTTTTTACTCAGTCGGCGGCATCCCTGGTTTGGGGCAGGACTCTGTGTGGCCAGTGTGGCCCATTTGGTGATCACCACCACGCTGCTGATGCCCCTATTTTCTGAAGAAGTGGGGACGAACTTTTTAGCCTTTTCTTACGCCGATTACGTGACGGGGGATGCCTCGACGGTGGATCTACTGGTGGCATTTCTAAAGCGTCCCGATCGCGTCCTCGTTGATCTGTTCATGCCGCTGGGCAACACCGTGCGGTTCATGCTGGGGCACTGGTTGCCGCTGCTGTTTGTGCCCGCGATTTCGCCCGCCGCTTGGCTTTGCACCGCGCCGCCCTTGGCGACCTTACTGCTGCGGTCAGACACAGAAATTGCCCTGTCAATGCAACTCCGTTACACCGTGATGGTGGTGCCAGGCATGTTTTATGGCGCGGTGGTGTGGTGGAGCCATCGGGGACCAAAGCTGTCTCGCCGCACGCGTAGCCTGTGGGCGGCCTGCCTGTGCCTCAGCTTGCTGTTTACGTTTACGCTCAATCCGTCGCGCACCTGGTCGTTTATCATCCCCGACTCGGTGGATCCGTGGGTGCATCTGACATTGACGAAACAGTGGGGCCACGCGAACGAGGTGCGATCGCTGCTCACCCCAATTCCCCCCGAGGCTAGCGTCACCGCTACCGACAACCTCTTGCCCCACGTATCCGGACGGCGGGCGGTGTTGCGCTTTCCGGCCCTCCAGTTTCGCGATGATACGGGCAAAACGGCGGACGTCGATTATGTGCTGGTGGATTTTTGGCAATTGCAGCAGTATGCCGGGGCTTTTTCAGGGTCCCGCGATCGCCTGCGGGAGTGGCTGCCCGTCGTGCAAGGACTGGTGGAGAGCGGCGACTACGGCGTCGTTGCGGCGACCTCTGGCGTCTTTTTGCTCCAGCGCAACACCCCTGATGATCCGACCGCACTGCAAGAGTGGCAAGCGTTTCAAACTAGCACTTACGACACCTTAGAAGGTGAATAA
- the nifJ gene encoding pyruvate:ferredoxin (flavodoxin) oxidoreductase has protein sequence MTEQLFATLDGNEAVARVAYRLSEVVAIYPITPSSPMGEWSDAWAASGNPNIWGTVPSVVEMQSEGGAAGAVHGSLQAGSVTTTFTASQGLMLMLPNLYKIAGELSPAVIHVAARSLAAQALSIFGDHSDVMAARATGCAMLCSASVQEAQDLAAIATKATLQSRIPFLHFFDGFRTSHEVQKVKLIPDEVLEQFVPLDLVLEHRARSLTPDRPVIRGTAQNPDVYFQGRETVNRYYYDCADAVQQAMDEFAALTGRQYKVYEYHGAPDAEKVIVLMGSGCETAHETVDYLTAQGEKVGVLKVRMYRPFDSIEFMKSLPKTVKAIAVLDRTKEPGAPGEPLYLDVVHAVHELPKQEGTVHLEGDEDNPHFVYPRESYPKVVGGRYGLSSKEFTPAMIKGIFANLDQDNPQNHFTVGIHDDVTRTSLDWDPSFTIEPDTVVRGIFYGLGSDGTVGANKNSIKIIGGDTDNYAQGYFVYDSKKSGSVTVSHLRFGPDPIRSTYLIDSANFVACHQWEFLQQLEILNEAKVGGTFLINSPFDGGEETWARLPQAIQQAIIDKNLKVYAINAFKVANEAGMRGRINTVMQTCFFALSGVLPREEAIAAIKQAIRKTYGKKGEEIVAMNITAVDNTLSYLYEVPVGSVSSESATHQWVPDTAPNFVKDVLGQIMARHGDDLPVSALPSDGTYPTGTTQYEKRNVGQEIPTWDPDVCVQCGKCVMVCPHAVIRSKVYEPGQLENAPDTFKHTGAKDKAWSDLQFTIQVAAEDCTGCALCVEVCPAKNKAEPSKKAINMEAQLPLREQERANWDFFLDLPNPERNDLNLNKISHQQMQQPLFEFSGACAGCGETPYIKLATQLFGDRMLIANATGCSSIYGGNLPTTPYTKNTEGRGPAWSNSLFEDNAEFGLGFRLSVDKQSEQAVELLQYLAFELNGSSRLPRDLATNLLNNEQKDEADIVEQREWVEALQGHLDNWLAGLDTDTESRAPGLRNRILNLKSLANYLVRKSVWIVGGDGWAYDIGYGGLDHVLASGRNVNVLVMDTEVYSNTGGQMSKATPRGAVAKFAAGGKPAPKKDLGLMAMTYGNVYVASVAMGARNEHTLKAFLEAESYEGPSLIMAYSHCIAHGINMAKGMDQQQLAVESGRWLLYRYDPRKAEQGENPLMLDSRTPKKSLEEAMYSENRFKMLLRSNPEAAKTLLKQAREDVSTRWHMYQYLAARNPAEEPEMPVRKAYQPRKEATPGNFKPVKSPEGQPTDTQDSQESGSGSQTTSA, from the coding sequence ATGACAGAACAACTCTTTGCCACCTTGGACGGAAATGAAGCCGTGGCTCGCGTGGCGTATCGCCTCAGCGAAGTCGTTGCTATCTATCCCATCACGCCGTCGTCGCCCATGGGGGAATGGTCGGACGCCTGGGCCGCTTCCGGAAATCCCAATATTTGGGGCACCGTGCCCTCCGTCGTGGAAATGCAGAGCGAAGGCGGCGCGGCGGGGGCAGTGCATGGCTCGCTCCAAGCCGGTTCCGTCACCACAACCTTTACTGCCTCCCAGGGGCTGATGCTGATGCTCCCCAACCTTTACAAAATTGCGGGAGAGCTGTCACCAGCGGTGATTCACGTGGCGGCGCGATCGCTGGCCGCCCAGGCTCTATCCATTTTTGGGGATCACAGTGATGTGATGGCGGCGCGGGCGACGGGCTGCGCCATGCTCTGTTCGGCCTCGGTGCAAGAAGCGCAGGATTTAGCCGCGATCGCCACCAAGGCCACCCTGCAATCGCGCATTCCCTTCCTCCACTTCTTCGACGGCTTCCGCACCTCCCACGAAGTGCAGAAAGTGAAGCTGATCCCTGATGAAGTGTTGGAACAGTTTGTGCCGCTGGATCTGGTGCTGGAACATCGAGCGCGATCGCTCACCCCCGATCGCCCCGTCATTCGCGGCACCGCCCAAAACCCCGACGTGTACTTCCAGGGGCGGGAAACAGTGAACCGCTATTACTACGACTGTGCGGACGCGGTGCAGCAGGCGATGGACGAGTTCGCCGCCCTCACCGGACGCCAGTACAAGGTGTACGAGTACCACGGCGCGCCGGATGCCGAAAAAGTGATCGTGCTGATGGGCTCTGGCTGCGAAACCGCCCACGAAACCGTGGACTACCTGACCGCTCAAGGGGAAAAGGTCGGCGTGCTGAAAGTGCGGATGTATCGCCCCTTTGACTCCATCGAGTTCATGAAGTCCCTGCCCAAGACGGTGAAGGCGATCGCCGTTCTCGATCGCACCAAAGAACCCGGTGCTCCAGGCGAACCGCTTTATCTGGACGTGGTTCACGCCGTCCATGAACTGCCGAAACAAGAGGGCACCGTGCATCTGGAGGGGGACGAGGACAATCCCCACTTTGTCTATCCCCGCGAGTCGTATCCCAAGGTGGTGGGCGGTCGCTACGGCCTGTCGTCGAAGGAATTCACCCCGGCGATGATCAAAGGCATCTTCGCCAACTTAGATCAAGACAATCCGCAAAACCATTTCACCGTGGGCATTCACGACGATGTCACCCGGACCTCCCTAGACTGGGATCCTAGCTTCACCATTGAGCCGGATACCGTGGTGCGCGGCATTTTCTACGGACTGGGCTCAGACGGCACCGTCGGCGCGAACAAGAACTCCATCAAAATCATCGGCGGCGATACCGACAACTACGCCCAGGGCTACTTTGTCTACGACTCGAAGAAATCCGGTTCGGTGACGGTCTCGCACCTGCGCTTTGGCCCCGATCCCATCCGCTCTACCTACTTGATCGACAGCGCGAATTTTGTGGCCTGCCACCAATGGGAATTCCTGCAGCAGTTGGAAATTCTCAACGAGGCGAAAGTGGGTGGCACGTTCCTGATCAACTCGCCCTTTGATGGCGGTGAAGAAACCTGGGCGCGACTGCCCCAAGCCATTCAGCAAGCCATCATCGACAAAAACCTGAAAGTTTACGCCATCAACGCCTTCAAAGTAGCGAATGAAGCGGGGATGCGGGGGCGCATCAATACGGTGATGCAAACCTGTTTCTTTGCGCTGTCGGGGGTGCTGCCGAGGGAAGAGGCGATCGCGGCCATCAAACAGGCCATTCGCAAGACCTACGGCAAAAAGGGCGAAGAAATCGTCGCCATGAACATCACGGCGGTGGATAACACCCTCAGCTACCTGTACGAAGTGCCCGTTGGCAGCGTCTCATCCGAGAGCGCAACCCACCAATGGGTACCCGATACTGCCCCTAACTTTGTGAAAGACGTGCTGGGGCAGATTATGGCCCGCCACGGCGATGACCTGCCCGTCAGCGCTCTGCCCTCAGACGGCACCTATCCGACGGGCACCACCCAGTACGAAAAGCGCAACGTCGGCCAAGAAATTCCCACCTGGGATCCGGATGTGTGTGTGCAGTGCGGCAAGTGCGTCATGGTGTGCCCCCACGCGGTGATTCGCTCGAAGGTGTATGAACCGGGGCAATTAGAAAACGCACCGGATACCTTCAAACACACGGGCGCGAAGGACAAAGCCTGGTCAGATCTGCAATTCACCATTCAAGTGGCGGCGGAAGACTGTACCGGCTGTGCCCTCTGCGTAGAAGTGTGTCCCGCCAAGAACAAGGCCGAACCCAGCAAGAAAGCCATCAACATGGAGGCCCAACTGCCCCTGCGGGAGCAAGAGCGAGCCAATTGGGACTTCTTCCTTGACTTGCCGAACCCCGAGCGTAATGACCTGAATCTGAACAAAATCTCCCACCAGCAAATGCAGCAGCCGCTGTTCGAGTTCTCGGGTGCCTGTGCGGGCTGTGGCGAGACGCCGTACATCAAGCTGGCGACGCAACTGTTTGGCGATCGCATGTTGATTGCCAACGCCACCGGCTGTTCCTCCATCTATGGCGGCAACTTGCCCACCACCCCTTACACCAAAAACACCGAAGGGCGTGGCCCCGCCTGGTCCAACTCCCTGTTTGAAGACAACGCCGAGTTTGGCCTGGGCTTCCGCTTATCTGTCGACAAGCAAAGCGAGCAGGCCGTCGAACTGCTGCAATACCTGGCCTTTGAGCTGAATGGCTCCTCCCGCCTGCCCCGCGACCTGGCGACAAATTTGCTGAACAATGAGCAGAAGGACGAGGCCGACATCGTCGAACAGCGGGAATGGGTCGAGGCGTTGCAAGGCCATCTGGACAACTGGTTGGCGGGACTCGACACCGACACCGAGAGCCGCGCCCCCGGATTGCGCAACCGTATCCTCAATTTGAAATCTCTCGCCAATTACCTGGTGCGCAAGAGCGTGTGGATTGTCGGCGGTGACGGCTGGGCCTACGACATCGGCTACGGCGGTCTCGACCATGTGCTCGCCAGTGGCCGCAATGTGAACGTGCTGGTGATGGATACCGAGGTGTATTCCAACACGGGCGGGCAGATGTCGAAGGCCACCCCACGGGGAGCCGTCGCGAAGTTCGCAGCAGGCGGCAAACCCGCGCCCAAGAAGGATCTGGGGCTAATGGCAATGACCTACGGCAACGTCTACGTCGCCAGTGTCGCCATGGGTGCCCGCAACGAGCACACCCTGAAGGCGTTTTTGGAAGCGGAATCCTACGAAGGGCCGTCGCTGATCATGGCCTATTCCCACTGCATTGCCCACGGCATCAACATGGCGAAGGGCATGGATCAGCAGCAACTCGCAGTGGAGTCGGGCCGCTGGCTGCTGTATCGCTACGACCCCCGCAAGGCCGAGCAGGGCGAGAATCCGCTGATGCTGGATAGCCGAACGCCGAAGAAGTCACTGGAAGAGGCGATGTACAGCGAAAACCGCTTCAAGATGCTCCTTCGCAGCAACCCCGAAGCGGCGAAAACCTTGTTGAAGCAGGCCCGTGAGGATGTCTCAACCCGTTGGCATATGTACCAATATCTGGCGGCTCGCAACCCCGCTGAGGAACCCGAGATGCCGGTTCGGAAGGCTTATCAGCCGCGTAAGGAGGCGACCCCCGGCAACTTTAAACCGGTGAAATCACCGGAAGGTCAGCCGACAGATACCCAGGATTCGCAAGAGTCCGGGTCTGGCTCACAGACAACCTCAGCGTAG